Proteins encoded by one window of Streptococcus suis S735:
- the glgB gene encoding 1,4-alpha-glucan branching protein GlgB: protein MTEFTDLDLYYMNTGEHTTLYEKMGAHIIKERNKIIGTQFRVYAPNAREVFLVGNFNEWQRSHSMEREIDGVFQLYVDGLKSLEDYKYLIITHDGREIYKADPYAFFSQVRPDTASTTYNSRYKFKDDIWMYNRVNYDFKEQPVSIYEVHLGSWKQKFANKNEGGAPVEAFNSYKEITPLLIEHIKENNYTHIELLPITEHPLDASWGYQVTGYYSPTSRYGKPDELKYLVDQCHQAGIGVILDWVPLHFCKDAHGLYQFDGSWLYEYSYEQDRENHQWGTANFDLGKGLTRSFLLSNLKYWLEYFHFDGIRVDALSYLLYWRGETDEDKINHAAIDFIKRVNAMVHTDYKGVLMIAEDSSSFPKVTHPLEDGGIGFDMKWDLGWMNDTLKFVERPAIYRKYHSNEITFGMYYNQNEQFLLPLSHDEVVHGKHSIIEKMNGDYEDKFHLARVYYSFYFAHPGKKLLFMGNEWGHIREWHEYTEMDWGLLQFPIHHSFYQMMKTLSTFYKEHDAFWKYDYQAYEKGFNWVKIDEEASLYAFSRTSDVQEILTIHNFNDQELFDVHLDLPADSEYKLVFSSNAIPMDTFSLYPDENGARITVPRLTSFYLERVK, encoded by the coding sequence ATGACAGAATTTACTGACCTAGATTTATATTATATGAATACTGGTGAGCATACCACTCTTTACGAAAAAATGGGTGCTCATATTATAAAAGAACGAAACAAAATTATCGGAACCCAATTTCGTGTCTATGCCCCAAATGCCAGAGAAGTATTCTTAGTTGGCAACTTTAACGAGTGGCAACGCAGTCACTCTATGGAGCGTGAAATTGATGGAGTATTTCAACTTTATGTAGACGGATTAAAATCCCTTGAAGATTATAAATACCTGATTATCACACACGATGGGCGTGAAATATATAAGGCTGACCCTTATGCATTTTTCAGCCAAGTTCGTCCAGACACTGCCTCTACAACCTACAATTCGCGTTATAAATTCAAAGATGACATCTGGATGTATAATCGTGTTAACTATGATTTTAAAGAACAGCCAGTATCCATCTACGAGGTGCACTTAGGTTCGTGGAAGCAAAAATTTGCTAATAAAAATGAAGGAGGAGCTCCTGTAGAAGCTTTCAATAGTTATAAGGAAATTACTCCACTTCTCATCGAACATATCAAGGAAAATAACTACACACATATTGAGTTATTGCCAATTACCGAGCATCCTCTCGATGCGTCTTGGGGCTATCAGGTAACAGGCTACTACAGTCCAACTAGTCGCTATGGCAAGCCAGATGAACTTAAGTATTTAGTTGACCAATGTCACCAAGCAGGAATCGGAGTGATTCTTGACTGGGTACCACTTCATTTCTGTAAAGATGCTCATGGGCTCTACCAGTTTGATGGTAGTTGGCTATACGAATACTCCTACGAACAAGACCGTGAAAATCACCAGTGGGGGACTGCTAATTTTGACCTTGGAAAAGGACTGACTCGTTCTTTCCTTCTTTCTAATTTAAAATACTGGTTGGAATATTTCCATTTTGATGGCATCCGTGTTGATGCACTATCTTATCTCCTCTATTGGCGTGGTGAAACAGATGAAGATAAGATAAATCATGCCGCAATTGACTTTATCAAACGTGTCAATGCCATGGTCCATACCGACTATAAGGGAGTCTTGATGATTGCTGAAGACTCTTCAAGCTTCCCTAAAGTCACACATCCTCTAGAAGATGGCGGTATTGGATTTGATATGAAATGGGATCTGGGCTGGATGAATGATACACTAAAATTCGTGGAACGCCCTGCTATTTATCGAAAATATCACTCAAATGAAATCACTTTTGGTATGTACTATAACCAAAACGAGCAATTCTTACTACCACTTTCGCACGACGAAGTTGTTCATGGGAAACACTCCATTATCGAGAAGATGAATGGCGACTACGAAGATAAGTTCCATCTGGCTCGAGTCTACTACAGCTTTTACTTTGCCCATCCTGGAAAGAAATTACTCTTCATGGGAAATGAATGGGGTCACATCCGTGAATGGCACGAATATACAGAAATGGACTGGGGACTGCTACAATTTCCAATCCACCATTCTTTCTATCAAATGATGAAAACACTATCTACTTTCTATAAAGAACATGATGCTTTCTGGAAATATGACTACCAAGCCTATGAAAAAGGATTTAATTGGGTAAAAATAGATGAAGAAGCAAGCCTGTATGCTTTTTCTCGCACTAGTGATGTGCAAGAAATCTTGACTATTCATAACTTTAATGATCAAGAACTATTTGATGTACACTTGGATTTGCCAGCTGACAGCGAATATAAACTTGTCTTCTCATCTAATGCTATTCCAATGGACACATTTAGCCTCTATCCCGATGAAAATGGAGCCAGAATTACTGTACCACGTTTGACCAGTTTTTATCTAGAGCGTGTGAAATAA